The Coffea arabica cultivar ET-39 chromosome 1e, Coffea Arabica ET-39 HiFi, whole genome shotgun sequence genome has a window encoding:
- the LOC113733981 gene encoding piezo-type mechanosensitive ion channel homolog isoform X1 has product MESFLGDFVLPLLLLIGTWVILYSHYSSPTKAFLVDRILHVKDDTNDPAGLLNWSLISFINLVASLVIRFVARKRGFRFRCRNSLLWCIFLFSLIVIFSQVTFLVISAIMGSEWTVADAWWMKLIGLMKLQSWRSPLVVYLLIIQLLVAVIALTEIQWNRFGFFRLQDSCWACFSSVVEHIGSRLRVASCLLLPGIQLVVGISNPSWLSLPFFVCSCVGLVDWSLTSNFLGLFRWWKLLWLYAGFSICLLYVYQLPVGFPEIFNMIANFVGLYKLSPKSDLQEISSSLSLMAFYYVLSCVKCDLEEMDFLMSIREGSLTEQLLPSRHPFFIRELRSGVRHANVFLRRTVFRYFTINFFTYGFPVSLFALTFWSFHFASICAFGLLAYVGYILYVFPSLFRLHRLNGLLLVFILLWAVSTYVFNVAFAFMNWKLGKDMEIWEMVGLWHYPIPGFFLLAQFCLGILVALGNLVNNTVFLCTSDEEGQSSKDYYKEEVNEETKVLIVATIAWGLRKCSRAIVLVLIFLIAMKPGFIHAVYVIFFFMYLLSHEISKRTRQSLILLCEANFAILYILQLNLVSKTLEKKGSLSMGILSQLGLLESDSSWDFLEIALLACFCAIHNHGFEMLFSFSAIVQHTPSPPVGFSILRAGLNKSVLLSVYATSSTRDSHDNASHEKRIALYLGAIGKKFLSVYRSFGTYIAFLTILLTVYLVRPNCLAFGYIFLLLVWIIGRQLVERTKRRLWFPLKAYAIIVFIFVYSLSIFPTFEAWMSAKFNLQLYFGYNPGSSLLENVWESLAIVVVMQLYSYERRQSKSVRSEESDFSQFGILGFIRRCLIWHSHKILLIALFYASLSPISAFGVLYLLGVVFCSTLSKASRIPSKSFLIYTGVLVTSEYLFQMWGEYAEMFPGQRHYDLSLLLGFQVYKPNFWGIEAGLRAKVLVIAACTLQYNVFHWLERMPTFLVDVVNSEEPCPLFVSAEDVLPVVSVPNGENDASSSFNERSSRKIGVTSSSLPTFSPGLYQSSHDVSTAGVGYKDHNTRKYSFGHIWGSVKESHKWNKKRILALRRERFEIQKTTLKIYLKFWIENMFNLFGLEINMIALLLASFALLNAISLLYIVSLAACALLERHILRKLWPMFVFLFSLILVFEYFAMWKHLMPLDPHVSSDTNVHCHDCWKISNLYFAHCRSCWLGLIVDDPRMLISYFVVFLLACFKLRADHASSFSGSFTYRQMVSQRKNAFVWRDLSFETKSMWTFLDYLRLYCYCHLLDLVLALVLITGTLEYDILHLGYLAFALIFFRMRLTILKKKNSIFKYLRIYNFGVIVLSLAYQSPFVGDFSGGKCETIDYIYEVIGFYKYDYGFRITSRSALVEIVIFVLVSLQSYMFSSPEFDYVFRYLEAEQIGAIVHEQEKKAAWKTEQFLHIRESEEKKRQRNFQVEKMKSEMLNLQIQLHNMNSTSACDDSSPASEGLRKRKNATVNTNMNSGILEKQDINTHPDSGFAFDLYGSPSNVRGESPFTMEFAKQPIESPLGEITELEECTSEGSFLESDRERKGRGQASENPLVSAVQLIGDGVSQVQSIGNQAVNNIVSFLNIAPEDSDTNEHTAAEEGVFQESESQNVRYACLDRASSVQSDRSRASDTASLQIGRIFGHIWSQMRSNNDVVCYICFVLVFLWNFSLLSMVYLAALFLYALCVNTGPSYTFWVIMLIYTEIYILIQYLYQIVIQHCGFSIQSSLLQELGFPTKRIKSSFVISTLPLFLVYLFTLVQSSITAKDGEWFSPGFSKGRLLHRKEVLQVSTLSGTAKELVQLVAKMVKMVISSCSTYWKSLTQEAESPPYFVQLSMDVHLWPEGGIQPERIESGINRLLQLVHDERCKNENHCSCASRVQIQSIEKSTENPNVALAVFEVVYASHSEECNAKEQYESLTPAADVAKEILEAHNAGFTEGIGFPYHIISAIGGGKREVDLYAYIFGADLSVFFLVAIFYQSVIKNKTEFLEVYQLEDQFPKEFVFILMAIFFLIVVDRVIYLCSFATGKVIFYLFNLILFTCAVTQYAWHMDTSQQNTAGLALRAIYLTKAISLSLQAMQIQYGVPHKSTLYRQFLTSKVSRVNYLGYRLYRALPFLYELRCVLDWSCTTTALTMYDWLKLEDINASLYLVKCDAVLNRARHKQGEKQTKWTKFCNGICLFFILICVIWAPMLMYSSGNPTNIANPINDATVQLDIKTGGGRLTLYQTTLCEKISWDQLNTVIDLDPQGYLDTYNVRDIQLVCCQSDASTLWLVPHMVQRRFLWSLNEEMNIKFSWILTRDRPKGKEVVKYERTVDPMDCPKPSEVEAVFNGTSSSFRVRNIYPRYFRVTGSGDVRPFEQEANDVSADLVLNNGNLEWWSFHDINSLDVSGCGGLKGPMAIIVSEETPQGFLGETLSKFSIWGLYITFVLAVGRFIRLQCSDLRMRIPYENLPSCDRLIAICEDIYAARAEGELGVEEILYWTLVKIYRSPHMLLEYTKPD; this is encoded by the exons ATGGAAAGTTTTCTTGGCGATTTTGTGCTGCCTTTGCTGCTTTTGATAGGTACGTGGGTCATTTTGTATTCCCATTATTCTTCCCCGACAAAGGCGTTTCTTGTTGATCGAATTTTACACGTCAAAGATGATACAAATGATCCAG CTGGTCTACTAAATTGGAGTTTGATTTCTTTCATTAATTTGGTGGCTTCTCTTGTAATTCGATTTGTGGCCCGAAAAAGAG GATTTCGCTTCAGATGCAGAAATTCGTTGCTATGgtgcatttttttattttctcttattgTGATATTTTCACAAGTGACCTTTCTTGTTATATCGGCAATTATGGGTTCGGAATGGACGGTTGCAGATGCCTGGTGGATGAAGCTCATTGGATTGATGAA ACTTCAATCCTGGAGATCTCCACTGGTTGTATATCTCCTGATTATACAACTCTTAGTTGCTGTCATTGCGCTAACTGAGATCCAGTGGAACAGATTTGGCTTTTTCCGATTACAAGATTCTTGTTGGGCCTGTTTTTCTTCAGTGGTTGAGCATATAG GTTCTCGTCTTAGGGTGGCTTCCTGCTTGTTGCTGCCTGGCATTCAGTTGGTTGTTGGAATTAGTAATCCTTCTTGGCTTTCTTTACCATTTTTTGTCTGTAGCTGTGTTGGTCTTGTGGATTGGTCTTTAACAAGCAACTTTTTAGGGCTTTTCAG GTGGTGGAAGCTTCTTTGGCTTTATGCTGGCTTCAGCATTTGCTTGTTGTATGTGTATCAGCTCCCAGTTGGCTTCCCAGAGATTTTCAACATGATAGCCAATTTCGTTGGTCTGTACaaactttctccaaaatctgatttgcaagaaatttcttccAGTCTTTCTTTGATGGCATTTTACTATGTG CTCTCCTGCGTGAAGTGTGATTTGGAGGAAATGGATTTCCTTATGTCCATAAGAGAGGGAAGCTTGACCGAGCAACTTCTGCCCTCAAGGCATCCATTTTTTATTCGTGAATTGAG ATCTGGTGTAAGGCATGCAAATGTATTTTTAAGGAGAACAGTTTTCCGGTATTTCACTATCAACTTTTTCACGTATGGTTTTCCG GTCTCCTTGTTTGCACTTACATTTTGGAGCTTCCACTTCGCGAGTATATGTGCATTTGGATTGCTTGCATATGTTGGGTACATTTTATATGTTTTCCCTTCCTTGTTCCGTCTGCACCGATTAAATGGGTTGCTTCTTGTCTTTATTCTCTTGTGGGCGGTCAGCACATATGTCTTCAATGTGGCATTTGCTTTCATGAATTGGAAACTTGGAAAG GACATGGAAATCTGGGAGATGGTTGGGCTGTGGCATTATCCCATTCCTGGCTTCTTCCTACTTGCTCAATTTTGTCTTGGAATTCTTGTTGCTCTTGGTAACCTAGTTAACAATACTGTTTTTCTCTGCACATCAGATGAGGAGGGGCAGTCATCAAAGGACTACTACAAAGAGGAAG TGAATGAAGAAACCAAAGTCCTTATTGTGGCTACAATAGCTTGGGGATTGCGCAAATGTTCTCGTGCCATCGTACTGGTGCTGATATTCCTTATAGCAATGAAACCTGGTTTCATCCATGCCGTGTATG TGATATTCTTCTTCATGTATCTTTTGAGCCATGAAATCAGTAAAAGAACGCGCCAATCTCTGATTCTTCTTTGTGAGGCTAATTTTGCCATACTGTACATTCTTCAGCTTAATTTGGTCTCAAAAACTCTGGAGAAGAAAGGCTCCTTAAGCATGGGAATCCTTTCTCAGTTAG GTCTCCTTGAAAGTGATAGTTCTTGGGATTTCCTCGAAATAGCTCTGCTCGCATGCTTTTGTGCAATTCATAATCATGGGTTCGAAATGTTGTTTTCATTTTCTGCAATCGTACAGCACACACCCAGTCCTCCAGTTGGATTTAGCATTTTGAGAGCTGGATTGAATAAATCAGTTTTGCTGTCAGTCTATGCCACCTCAAGCACCAGGGACAGTCATGACAATGCCTCCCATG AGAAAAGAATTGCTCTGTATCTTGGCGCGATAGGGAAGAAATTTTTGTCTGTGTATAGATCATTTGGAACCTACATCGCGTTTCTGACCATTCTTCTAACAGTTTACCTGGTGAGGCCTAATTGTTTGGCATTTGGGTACATTTTCCTTCTCCTTGTCTGGATTATCGGAAGACAACTTGTGGAAAGAACAAAACGACGTCTTTGGTTTCCACTAAAAGCGTATGCAATCATAGTCTTCATTTTCGTCTATAGTTTGAGCATTTTCCCCACTTTTGAGGCTTGGATGTCTGCAAAATTCAATCTTCAgttgtattttggctataacccCGGTTCTTCATTACTGGAAAATGTTTGGGAGTCTTTAGCAATTGTAGTCGTAATGCAACTTTATAGCTATGAGAGGAGACAGAGCAAAAGTGTTAGATCAGAGGAATcagatttttctcaatttgggATTTTGGGGTTCATCAGACGCTGCCTAATCTGGCACAGTCATAAGATCCTGTTGATTGCATTGTTTTATGCTTCATTATCTCCAATAAGCGCATTTGGTGTTTTGTACCTTCTTGGTGTTGTCTTTTGTTCAACTTTATCTAAAGCTTCCCGAATTCCATCCAAATCATTCTTGATCTATACGGGTGTTCTAGTGACATCTGAGTATCTGTTTCAGATGTGGGGTGAATATGCTGAAATGTTTCCTGGACAAAGGCACTATGATCTATCCCTCCTCCTGGGGTTTCAGGTATACAAACCAAATTTCTGGGGTATAGAAGCTGGCTTGAGGGCAAAAGTTCTTGTGATTGCTGCATGTACCCTTCAGTATAATGTCTTCCATTGGTTGGAGAGGATGCCCACTTTTCTTGTAGATGTAGTTAATTCGGAGGAGCCTTGCCCACTTTTTGTCTCTGCAGAAGACGTCCTACCTGTTGTTTCAGTGCCCAATGGTGAAAATGACGCATCATCAAGTTTCAATGAACGATCTTCAAGAAAGATAGGAGTCACGAGTAGTTCATTGCCTACATTCAGCCCTGGTCTTTACCAATCATCTCATGATGTGTCCACGGCTGGAGTAGGATATAAGGATCACAATACTAGAAAATACTCATTTGGGCATATATGGGGGAGTGTGAAGGAGAGTCATAAGTGGAACAAGAAGAGGATTCTTGCCTTGAGAAGGGAGAGGTTTGAAATCCAAAAGACTACCTTGAAGATATATTTGAAGTTTTGGATAGAGAACATGTTTAACCTTTTTGGCCTTGAGATCAACATGATTGCTCTACTATTGGCCAGTTTTGCTCTTCTGAATGCAATTTCTTTGCTCTATATTGTATCACTTGCAGCTTGTGCTCTTTTAGAGCGGCATATACTTCGGAAACTATGGCCAATGTTCGTCTTCTTGTTTTCTCTTATCCTTGTGTTTGAATACTTTGCCATGTGGAAGCACCTCATGCCGTTGGATCCACATGTTTCAAGTGACACTAATGTGCATTGCCATGATTGCTGGAAAATCTCAAACTTATATTTTGCTCATTGCAGGAGCTGTTGGTTGG GGCTTATTGTTGATGATCCCCGAATGCTGATTAGCTACTTTGTCGTCTTCCTGCTTGCATGTTTTAAGCTCCGTGCAGATCATGCTTCAAGTTTCTCTGGATCATTTACATATCGCCAGATggtttctcaaaggaaaaacgCTTTTGTTTGGAGAGATCTGTCATTTGAAACCAAAAGCATGTGGACTTTCCTTGACTATTTGCGGCTTTATTGCTATTGTCATCTGTTAGATCTTGTGCTTGCTTTGGTTCTGATTACAGGAACCCTTGAATATGATATTCTGCACCTAGGATatcttgcttttgctttgatttTCTTTCGGATGAGGCTTAcgatattaaaaaagaaaaacagtatCTTTAAGTATCTGCGCATATACAATTTTGGAGTTATTGTTCTTTCTCTTGCATATCAATCTCCTTTTGTGGGTGATTTTAGTGGGGGAAAGTGTGAAACTATTGATTACATATATGAGGTGATTGGATTCTACAAATATGACTATGGGTTCCGGATAACCTCCAGATCTGCTTTAGTTGAGATAGTCATTTTTGTTCTGGTATCACTACAGTCATACATGTTTTCCTCCCCTGAGTTTGATTACGTATTTCGGTATCTTGAAGCGGAGCAAATTGGGGCTATTGTACATGAGCAAGAGAAGAAAGCTGCATGGAAAACTGAACAGTTTCTTCACATTCGTGAATCTGAAGAGAAAAAGCGCCAGCGCAACTTCCAAGTAGAGAAGATGAAGTCCGAGATGCTTAATTTACAAATCCAGCTTCATAATATGAACTCTACATCTGCATGTGATGACTCTTCTCCTGCAAGTGAAGGGCTTAGAAAGAGGAAGAATGCCACAGTAAATACAAATATGAACAGTGGAATTCTTGAAAAGCAGGATATTAATACTCATCCTGATTCAGGTTTTGCATTTGATCTGTACGGTTCTCCAAGTAATGTAAGAGGAGAGAGTCCTTTTACAATGGAATTTGCAAAGCAACCAATAGAATCTCCTCTTGGAGAGATCACTGAGCTTGAggaatgtacaagtgaaggttcaTTTCTGGAGTCTGACAGAGAAAGGAAAGGCAGAGGCCAAGCAAGTGAAAACCCTTTAGTCTCTGCTGTACAGTTGATTGGTGATGGTGtttctcaagtgcaatcaataGGAAACCAAGCAGTTAACAATATTGTGAGCTTTCTTAATATTGCACCTGAAGATTCAGATACAAATGAGCACACAGCTGCTGAGGAGGGGGTCTTTCAGGAGAGTGAGAGCCAAAATGTGAGGTACGCATGCTTGGATCGTGCCTCTTCTGTGCAATCTGACAGAAGTAGAGCATCTGACACTGCAAGTTTGCAGATTGGAAGGATCTTTGGCCATATTTGGTCTCAGATGCGGTCGAATAATGATGTTGTTTGTTACATTTGCTTTGTACTGGTATTTCTGTGGAACTTTAGTTTGCTTTCGATGGTTTATTTGGCAGCTCTATTCTTGTATGCTCTTTGTGTCAACACAGGGCCAAGTTACACTTTTTGGGTTATCATGCTAATCTACACTGAAATTTATATATTGATTCAGTACCTGTATCAAATTGTGATCCAACATTGTGGTTTCAGCATCCAGTCAAGCCTTCTTCAAGAACTTGGGTTTCCAACAAAGAGGATAAAGTCATCATTTGTGATAAGTACATTGCCTCTTTTTCTAGTGTATCTATTTACTCTTGTTCAGAGCTCTATAACTGCCAAAGACGGTGAATGGTTTTCGCCAGGGTTTAGTAAGGGGAGATTGTTGCACCGCAAGGAGGTTCTGCAGGTTTCTACTTTGAGTGGGACAGCAAAGGAGCTGGTCCAGCTAGTGGCAAAAATGGTCAAAATGGTGATTAGCAGCTGCAGTACATATTGGAAATCACTGACACAGGAAGCAGAATCTCCTCCATACTTTGTCCAGTTGTCTATGGATGTTCATTTGTGGCCAGAAGGTGGAATTCAACCAGAGAGGATAGAATCTGGAATTAATCGTCTGCTACAGCTTGTTCATGATGAGAGatgcaaaaatgaaaatcattgTTCTTGTGCTAGTAGGGTTCAAATTCAAAGTATTGAAAAGAGTACAGAAAACCCAAATGTTGCCTTAGCTGTTTTTGAGGTGGTTTATGCCTCACATAGTGAGGAATGTAATGCCAAAGAACAGTACGAGTCCCTAACACCAGCGGCTGATGTAGCAAAAGAGATCCTTGAAGCACATAATGCTGGTTTTACAGAGGGAATTGGATTTCCTTACCATATAATCTCTGCTATTGGAGGTGGTAAAAGAGAAGTTGATCTCTATGCCTACATATTTGGTGCAGACTTGtctgttttctttttggttGCTATTTTCTATCAATCTGTCATAAAAAACAAAACTGAGTTTCTCGAGGTTTATCAGCTTGAGGACCAATTTCCCAAAGAGTTCGTATTTATTCTAATG GCTATCTTCTTCTTGATCGTAGTTGATCGTGTTATCTACCTCTGTTCTTTTGCCACAGGAAAAGTTATATTCTATCTGTTCAATCTTATCCTTTTTACCTGTGCGGTCACACAGTATGCCTGGCACATGGATACCTCCCAGCAAAACACTGCAGGTTTAGCTCTTCGTGCAATATATCTGACTAAAGCAATTTCTCTGTCACTACAAGCTATGCAAATCCAATATGGGGTACCACATAAGAGCACCCTGTACCGGCAGTTCCTCACCAGCAAAGTTTCCCGAGTGAATTATCTAGGTTATCGGCTTTACCGTGCCCTGCCTTTTCTATATGAACTACGATGTGTTCTTGATTGGTCGTGCACTACAACAGCATTGACAATGTATGATTGGCTGAAG TTGGAGGACATTAATGCAAGCTTGTACCTCGTCAAATGTGATGCTGTTCTTAATAGGGCTAGACACAAGCAAGGGGAGAAGCAGACCAAATGGACCAAGTTTTGCAATGGGATATGCTTATTCTTCATTTTAATTTGTGTAATTTGGGCTCCTATGCTG ATGTATAGCAGTGGTAATCCAACAAATATTGCGAATCCCATAAATGATGCAACTGTTCAGCTTGATATCAAGACAGGTGGTGGAAGGTTGACGTTGTACCAGACCACTCTTTGTGAAAAAATTTCGTGGGATCAGCTGAACACAGTCATTGATCTTGATCCTCAAGGTTATTTGGATACATACAATGTGCGTGACATCCAACTGGTTTGCTGTCAATCTGATGCGAGTACTTTGTGGCTTGTCCCTCATATGGTGCAGAGAAGGTTCCTTTGGTCTCTCAATGAAGAGATGAATATCAAGTTTTCTTGGATTCTTACCAGAGACAGACCAAAGGGCAAGGAAGTTGTTAAATATGAAAGAACAGTTGATCCAATGGATTGCCCAAAACCATCAGAGGTTGAGGCAGTGTTTAATGGCACTAGTAGTAGTTTTCGGGTGCGAAACATCTATCCAAGATATTTTCGCGTTACTGGTTCGGGTGATGTTAGGCCTTTTGAACAGGAG GCTAACGATGTCAGTGCTGACCTTGTCCTTAATAATGGGAATTTGGAATGGTGGTCCTTTCATGATATCAATTCGTTGGATGTTAGTGGCTGTGGAGGGTTAAAAGGGCCAATGGCCATCATTGTATCAGAAGAAACCCCAC AGGGTTTCCTTGGCGAGACGCTCAGCAAATTCAGTATCTGGGGCCTGTACATTACATTTGTGCTAGCAGTTGGACGCTTTATCAGACTTCAGTGCTCTGATTTGCGAATGAGGATCCCATACGAGAATCTTCCTTCTTGCGACAG GTTGATCGCCATCTGTGAGGATATATATGCTGCTAGAGCAGAGGGAGAACTTGGAGTAGAAGAGATCCTATATTGGACGCTGGTGAAGATTTACAGGTCACCTCATATGTTGCTTGAGTACACGAAGCCAGACTAG